From a single Candidatus Poribacteria bacterium genomic region:
- a CDS encoding DUF5916 domain-containing protein — protein MNEYLSSLLHFQRLTIFLIAVTLLNGFVSVHAELHNKQIKAYRTYQSIEIDGDLTEEDWQHAEVMDRFIQVEPYEGEDLSEPMELRILYDDENIYFGFTCYDSEMSKLIANEMRRDSRDLHENDNVFVLLDTYNDKRSGFFFRMNALGAVQDRAITNSGDTFNSDWDAVVACKSKINDSYWTAELSVPFSQLRFEKNDPMTWGINAGRGIARSREEAIWNPVPSSYGGRAKYRTAHVGSLVGLEGIAPSRNLEVLPYILPGIAQVSDDDANLETTREFKLGFDAKYGITSNLTADITYNTDFAQVEADDEQVNLTRFSLFFPEKRPFFLEGAGLFDFGVPRTSFRRPPPMLLFYSRRIGLAEGNAIPIIFGGKTTGKIGSYGVGFLNVLTDEFHDDITDDDPVNVPRTNFSVLRLTKDIAAGSRVGVIGVNKDEFGDYNRAGGLDFEYRPSDRLNVRGMWALTAEPGTSSMFGQNNSWYLGSQWQSNVFRVEGSYTDIGEDFNPAVGYVRRTGIRHFRSEMRWTPRPQKFGVRQVWTGPEMNYLLDHDNKVQEWDISYLNWFEFNTGDYIMFRGRRSFERLDEIFDFRDGVEIPIGGYYANTYSVRLSSNDSRVIGGTLDVGIEDFYEGEVRRASIETVLKPNGNIAMRAEYQFNQIVDLPVTYFTDGEPHPVYVNLFRGRLDYSFSTELFAKVFAQWNTDADVVSMNFLVNYIYRPGSDFYFVFNQTYDTDGATQSTLLDSTVVAKMTYWWNP, from the coding sequence GTGAACGAGTATCTATCTTCTTTACTACACTTTCAGAGACTTACAATTTTTTTGATTGCTGTTACGCTATTGAACGGTTTTGTTAGCGTCCACGCCGAACTGCACAACAAGCAGATTAAAGCATACCGTACCTACCAGAGCATTGAGATTGATGGCGATTTAACGGAAGAGGATTGGCAGCACGCAGAGGTTATGGACCGATTTATCCAAGTCGAGCCTTATGAAGGCGAAGACCTTTCCGAACCAATGGAACTCCGGATTCTCTACGACGATGAAAACATCTATTTCGGTTTCACCTGTTACGATTCGGAGATGTCCAAACTCATCGCCAATGAAATGCGCCGAGATTCACGCGACCTACACGAAAATGACAATGTTTTCGTACTATTGGACACATATAACGATAAACGGAGCGGCTTTTTTTTTAGGATGAATGCTCTTGGAGCAGTGCAGGACAGAGCCATTACGAACAGCGGTGATACATTTAACTCGGATTGGGATGCTGTCGTCGCATGCAAATCGAAAATCAATGATTCTTACTGGACGGCGGAACTCAGCGTTCCGTTTAGTCAACTCCGCTTTGAAAAGAACGATCCAATGACATGGGGCATCAATGCCGGACGTGGGATCGCGCGTTCACGAGAAGAAGCAATCTGGAACCCCGTCCCCTCCTCTTACGGCGGTAGAGCCAAATACCGAACAGCACACGTCGGAAGCCTCGTCGGATTAGAAGGGATCGCACCCTCCCGAAACTTAGAAGTTCTCCCTTATATTCTGCCCGGAATCGCCCAGGTCAGTGACGACGACGCAAACCTCGAAACGACCCGCGAATTTAAACTCGGTTTTGACGCAAAATATGGTATCACTTCAAACCTCACCGCTGATATTACCTATAACACAGACTTTGCCCAAGTTGAAGCAGATGACGAACAGGTAAATTTAACCCGATTTAGCCTCTTCTTCCCCGAAAAACGTCCGTTCTTTTTGGAAGGCGCAGGACTTTTCGATTTTGGAGTCCCGCGGACGAGTTTCCGCCGACCCCCACCGATGCTCCTCTTCTATAGTCGACGCATTGGACTTGCTGAAGGAAACGCCATTCCTATTATTTTCGGTGGAAAAACAACAGGTAAAATCGGATCTTACGGGGTTGGGTTTCTCAACGTCCTTACCGATGAATTCCACGATGACATTACCGATGATGATCCTGTCAATGTACCCCGAACGAACTTTTCCGTGCTTCGACTCACAAAAGACATTGCCGCGGGTTCGCGGGTCGGAGTAATTGGCGTCAATAAAGACGAATTCGGGGATTACAACCGCGCCGGCGGTCTCGACTTTGAATATCGACCCAGTGATCGTTTAAATGTACGGGGTATGTGGGCATTGACTGCCGAACCCGGGACGTCCAGTATGTTTGGGCAAAACAACTCTTGGTATCTCGGTTCCCAATGGCAGAGCAATGTTTTTCGTGTAGAGGGTTCATATACCGACATCGGCGAGGATTTCAATCCCGCCGTAGGATACGTCCGCCGTACCGGCATCCGTCATTTCCGAAGCGAGATGCGCTGGACACCAAGACCCCAAAAATTCGGGGTCCGGCAGGTTTGGACAGGACCCGAGATGAATTATCTGCTCGATCACGACAACAAAGTGCAAGAATGGGATATCTCCTATCTCAATTGGTTTGAGTTCAACACCGGTGACTATATCATGTTCAGGGGTAGGCGCAGTTTTGAGCGGTTGGACGAGATTTTCGATTTTCGGGACGGTGTAGAAATTCCGATAGGCGGCTACTACGCTAACACGTACAGTGTCCGTCTCTCCAGTAATGATAGTCGAGTAATTGGTGGAACGCTGGATGTCGGTATTGAGGATTTCTACGAGGGTGAAGTTCGCAGAGCATCTATAGAAACCGTCCTTAAACCGAATGGAAATATCGCTATGCGGGCAGAATACCAATTTAATCAGATCGTTGACCTGCCGGTAACTTACTTTACCGACGGAGAACCTCATCCTGTTTATGTCAATCTTTTCCGAGGTAGACTCGACTATTCCTTTTCCACGGAACTCTTCGCAAAAGTCTTTGCACAATGGAATACGGATGCAGACGTTGTGTCTATGAACTTCCTGGTTAATTACATCTATCGTCCGGGAAGTGATTTCTACTTCGTTTTCAATCAGACTTACGATACCGATGGCGCAACACAATCTACGCTATTAGACTCAACTGTTGTGGCAAAGATGACCTATTGGTGGAACCCATAG
- a CDS encoding DUF5916 domain-containing protein: MDDHLFSFSAFRKLTILFLIVTLFQINSTSINAESQDHEVKAYRTYQSIEIDGDLTEEDWKHAEVIDRFVQIEPYEGEIGSESMEVRVLYDNENIYFGFTCFDSDISKLVANEMRRDSRDLHDNDTVFLILDTYNDRRSGFFFRMNALGAIQDRAVTNSGDTLNGDWDAVVACKSKINDTHWTSELSIPFSQLRFKQSDQIVWGMNTGRELARNQEEMIWAPVPASYGGMAKYRTASMGKLVGLSGVAPSRNLEVLPYILPGVTQINGNDARLETEGQFKVGFDAKYGITSNLTTDITYNTDFAQVEADEEQVNLTRFSLFFPEKRPFFLEGAGLFDFGVPRTSFRRPPPMLLFYSRRIGLAEGNAIPIIFGGKASGKVGSYGVGFLNVMTDEYYDADPVDDPIDIPRTNYSVMRITKDVASGSRIGMIAVNKDEFGDYNRAGGFDFEYRPNDSMDIRGLWSRTFEPNASGQNDAWYIGSNWRRNRFRLEGSYTDIAEDFNPAVGYVRRTGIRHFRGEMRWTPMPQKFGIRQIWTGPEMNYILNHDNELEEWNVSYTNWFEFDSGDYILFNGRRTFERLNEVFDFRDGVEIPIGDYASNAYSVRVSTSDSRPISATLGGGIEDFYKGEVRRAYIQTTLKPNPHISLSAQYQFNQVVDLPEVYFTDGQPRPVYANLFRGRLDYSFSTAIFAKLFAQWNTDSNVVSTNFLINYIYRPGSDFYFVFNQTYDTDGATKSTLLDSTVVAKMTYWWNP; encoded by the coding sequence GTGGACGATCACCTATTTTCTTTTTCGGCATTCCGAAAACTCACTATTCTCTTTCTTATCGTCACGCTGTTTCAGATTAATAGCACCAGCATCAACGCTGAATCGCAAGATCACGAAGTTAAAGCGTATCGGACCTACCAAAGCATCGAAATCGATGGAGATTTAACAGAAGAAGACTGGAAACACGCAGAAGTAATTGACAGGTTTGTGCAAATTGAGCCCTACGAAGGCGAAATCGGTTCCGAATCAATGGAGGTCCGGGTTCTCTACGATAATGAGAACATCTACTTCGGCTTTACTTGCTTTGATTCGGATATATCAAAACTTGTTGCGAATGAGATGCGCCGCGATTCTCGGGACCTGCACGACAATGACACTGTGTTCTTGATACTCGACACATATAACGACCGGCGAAGCGGCTTTTTCTTTCGGATGAACGCGCTTGGGGCAATACAGGACAGAGCCGTAACGAACAGCGGCGACACGCTCAACGGGGATTGGGATGCAGTTGTGGCGTGTAAGTCGAAAATCAACGATACTCATTGGACATCCGAGCTTAGTATCCCATTTAGTCAACTCCGTTTTAAACAGAGCGATCAGATAGTGTGGGGTATGAACACCGGTCGCGAACTCGCGCGAAATCAAGAAGAGATGATATGGGCACCTGTTCCAGCGTCCTATGGGGGCATGGCAAAGTATCGGACCGCCAGCATGGGAAAACTCGTTGGGCTTTCAGGCGTTGCTCCGTCTCGAAATTTAGAAGTACTGCCATATATCCTGCCCGGTGTGACCCAAATTAATGGGAATGATGCAAGACTTGAAACCGAAGGACAATTCAAGGTAGGTTTTGATGCCAAATACGGCATCACGTCAAACCTGACCACTGACATCACTTATAACACTGACTTCGCACAAGTGGAAGCAGATGAGGAACAGGTAAATCTCACCCGATTTAGCCTGTTTTTCCCTGAAAAGCGTCCGTTCTTTTTGGAGGGTGCCGGTCTTTTCGATTTTGGGGTGCCCCGGACGAGTTTCCGCAGACCGCCACCAATGCTCCTTTTCTATAGCCGACGCATTGGGCTCGCTGAAGGAAACGCGATTCCGATTATATTTGGCGGAAAAGCGAGTGGTAAGGTCGGTTCCTACGGTGTAGGGTTCCTTAACGTCATGACAGACGAATATTACGATGCCGACCCGGTCGATGACCCAATTGACATCCCGCGTACTAACTATTCCGTGATGCGAATCACAAAAGACGTAGCTTCGGGTTCGCGTATCGGAATGATCGCTGTGAATAAGGACGAATTCGGGGATTACAATCGCGCAGGCGGTTTCGATTTTGAGTACCGTCCCAACGATAGCATGGACATCCGCGGCTTGTGGTCCCGTACATTTGAACCGAATGCGTCTGGACAAAATGATGCATGGTATATTGGTTCCAATTGGCGGCGTAATCGTTTTCGTCTGGAGGGTTCGTATACTGATATTGCCGAAGACTTCAACCCCGCTGTCGGATATGTGAGACGGACCGGCATCCGGCACTTCCGCGGTGAGATGCGTTGGACCCCAATGCCCCAAAAATTCGGAATTCGACAGATCTGGACCGGACCAGAGATGAACTATATCCTCAATCACGACAATGAATTAGAAGAATGGAACGTTTCCTATACCAATTGGTTTGAATTCGACTCTGGAGACTATATCCTTTTCAACGGCAGACGCACCTTCGAGCGACTCAACGAAGTCTTCGATTTTAGGGACGGCGTGGAAATTCCGATAGGCGACTACGCCTCTAACGCATATAGCGTCCGTGTCTCCACCAGTGATAGCCGTCCAATCAGCGCAACTCTCGGGGGCGGTATCGAGGATTTCTACAAAGGCGAAGTGCGTAGAGCCTATATCCAAACGACTCTTAAACCGAATCCGCATATAAGTTTGAGCGCACAATATCAATTTAACCAGGTGGTGGACCTACCAGAAGTGTATTTTACCGACGGGCAGCCCCGTCCTGTCTACGCCAACCTTTTCAGGGGTAGACTTGATTACTCTTTTTCCACGGCAATCTTCGCAAAACTCTTCGCACAATGGAATACTGACTCGAACGTTGTATCTACCAACTTCCTAATCAATTATATCTACCGTCCGGGAAGTGATTTTTATTTCGTATTCAATCAGACTTATGATACCGACGGTGCCACGAAGTCTACACTGTTGGATTCAACCGTTGTCGCAAAGATGACCTATTGGTGGAACCCATAA
- a CDS encoding energy transducer TonB — translation MSSRTSGMLSEMQQRRAERKKPKRFVALKKVSLDTSQQQGISTAQANVVKHPITQKHVGRSSTAFSVAIAFHVIIGFVISAFFIAEQIEMNQETFDISIVTEEPKTKRRLRRRETPKFETKPQQQQVLIQRPLATATSQLPSRDGFVIPQGAEATVDLSTPGADEGPKMIEVERNFAQPARSLEPEAKTQGFEIQREAPSLINKLDVGDSLEAGPGLGSVDFEPEPGVVPPARKYIPDPKDYYPDAAKRAEKEGKVILKVTIDENGIPRDIVALTSLGFGFEEAAIEILKKSTFRPATKGGEPISLEVEIPVDFKLKDN, via the coding sequence ATGAGTAGCAGAACTTCCGGCATGCTTAGTGAGATGCAGCAACGTCGGGCAGAGCGCAAAAAACCGAAGCGTTTTGTTGCACTGAAAAAGGTTTCGCTGGATACCAGTCAACAGCAAGGTATTTCCACTGCGCAAGCAAACGTAGTGAAGCATCCGATCACGCAAAAGCACGTCGGGCGGAGTTCCACAGCGTTTTCAGTAGCAATCGCATTTCACGTAATTATTGGGTTTGTTATTAGTGCTTTCTTTATCGCCGAGCAGATTGAAATGAATCAAGAGACGTTTGATATTAGCATCGTCACAGAAGAGCCAAAAACCAAGCGTCGACTCCGACGCAGAGAGACACCAAAGTTTGAAACAAAACCACAACAGCAGCAAGTTCTTATTCAGCGTCCGCTTGCGACCGCCACTTCACAATTGCCCTCAAGAGACGGATTCGTCATCCCGCAAGGCGCGGAAGCAACTGTTGACCTTTCAACACCTGGCGCGGATGAAGGTCCCAAAATGATAGAGGTCGAGCGAAATTTCGCCCAACCCGCGCGGTCATTGGAACCAGAGGCAAAGACACAGGGCTTTGAAATTCAGCGTGAAGCACCATCACTGATTAACAAGCTTGATGTCGGTGACTCATTAGAAGCAGGCCCCGGACTGGGGAGTGTCGATTTCGAACCTGAACCTGGTGTTGTTCCACCAGCAAGGAAGTACATTCCGGATCCGAAGGATTATTATCCAGATGCAGCAAAGAGAGCAGAGAAAGAAGGCAAGGTTATTCTGAAAGTGACTATCGACGAAAATGGTATTCCACGAGACATTGTAGCACTGACAAGCCTCGGGTTTGGATTTGAGGAAGCGGCAATTGAGATCTTAAAGAAGAGCACCTTTCGTCCCGCTACAAAAGGTGGAGAACCGATCAGTCTGGAAGTCGAAATACCCGTTGATTTCAAGCTTAAGGATAACTAA